One stretch of Arachis hypogaea cultivar Tifrunner chromosome 20, arahy.Tifrunner.gnm2.J5K5, whole genome shotgun sequence DNA includes these proteins:
- the LOC112782547 gene encoding glutathione S-transferase F9 has translation MVVKVYGPAYASPKRVLVCLIEKQVEFETVDVDLFKGEHKEPEFLKLQPFGVLPVIQDGDYTLYESRAIIRYYAEKYRDQGTELLGKTIEERGLVEQWLEVEAYNFQPPIYKLVENILFAPILGVPSDAKAVQESDEKIAKVLDIYEERLSKAKYLAGDFFSLADLSHLAFGHYLVNQTGRGNLVRERKHVSAWWDDISNRPSWKKVLDQHKYPV, from the exons ATGGTAGTAAAGGTGTATGGTCCAGCATATGCTTCCCCAAAACGGGTGCTAGTGTGTCTGATTGAGAAACAAGTTGAGTTTGAAACAGTGGATGTTGATCTTTTCAAGGGGGAACATAAGGAACCTGAGTTCCTCAAGTTACAG CCTTTTGGAGTTCTTCCTGTTATTCAAGATGGTGATTATACTCTCTATG AATCTCGTGCAATAATCAGGTACTATGCCGAAAAGTACAGAGATCAAGGGACTGAATTGCTaggaaagacaatagaagaaagGGGTCTAGTGGAACAATGGCTTGAAGTTGAAGCCTACAATTTCCAACCTCCAATCTACAAATTAGTGGAGAATATTCTATTTGCCCCAATTCTGGGTGTTCCCTCAGATGCAAAAGCGGTTCAAGAGAGCGACGAAAAGATTGCCAAGGTTCTTGACATATACGAGGAGAGGTTGTCGAAAGCCAAGTACTTAGCTGGGGATTTCTTCAGCCTTGCGGATCTTAGCCATCTGGCGTTTGGTCATTATCTTGTGAACCAAACCGGGAGAGGGAATTTGGTTAGAGAAAGGAAGCATGTGAGTGCTTGGTGGGATGATATTAGCAACAGGCCCTCTTGGAAGAAGGTTCTTGATCAACACAAGTACCCTGTCTAA